The genomic window CGACGAAATACCGGGCCCGGCCCTGGGGCTTCATGGACCTGGAGCTGTTCAGGCGGGTGATCGATGAGGTGACCGACCGCCCGCAGCTCTTCATGCTGAACCTCCACAAGGACGGGGAGCCTCTGCTGCACCGCCGGCTGCACGAGATGATCCGGTACGCGAAGGACCGCAAGGTGGCCCGGATGATCCACATGAACACCAATGGGGTGAGCCTCTCCCGCGAGAAGGCCCTGCGCCTGCTGGACTCGGGGATCGACGACATCACCTTCTCCGTGGATGCGGCCAGCCGGGAGACCTATGCCGCGACAAAGGGGCGGGACAAGCTGCATCAGGTGGAGGAGAACGTCCGGACCTTCATGGCACTCCGGACCCAGCGCGGCCAGGCGCACCCGTTCGTGCGGGCCAAGATCCTCGAGTACAGCGGCACGCGGCGGGAGATCGAGGGGTTCGTCGCCCGCTGGTCCTCCATCGTGGACGAGGTCCAGGTGACCGGGGTCCACGACTGGAGCGGGTCCATTGACGTGTCGGTGACGGAGTTCCAGGCCCCGAGGCGGTACCCGTGCGTGTTCCTGTGGTACGCGCTGGCGGTGAACTGGGACGGCCAGGTCTCGCTCTGCTGTGTCGACTGGAACCTGTCGGCCGTGGTCGGTGACGTGCGGGAATCGAGCCTGCACGAGATCTGGACCGGCCCCAAGGTCAGGGAGGCCAGGCGGCTACACGTGGAGCAACGGTTCAGGGAGGTACCCCTGTGTCACAAGTGCACCGTCTGGTCCGGAGGCCCGGACATGGGGGAGTGGCCGGCCCGGGCCCGGGAGTTCCTGTGAGGGTCGGCGCTATCATCCAGGCCCGGATGCAGTCGACGAGGCTGCCGGGCAAGACCCTCCTGAACCTGGCGGGGGAGCCCATCCTGAGCCATGTCCTGCGCCGGGTTCTGGCGGTCCGCGGGCTCGACCAGGTGGTCCTGGCGACTACGGAGCGGGCGGATGATGACCCCGTGGCGGCCCTGGGGGAGCGGATGAGGGTGGGGGTGTTCCGGGGCTCGGAGGAAGACGTCCTGGACCGGTACCTGCAGGCGGCGAGGGCATTCACCCTCGACATCGTGGTCCGTGTGACTGGAGAGGACCCCCTCGTGGACCCG from Candidatus Rokuibacteriota bacterium includes these protein-coding regions:
- a CDS encoding radical SAM protein encodes the protein MTDSRSYNPRLRYNGEMAEGFMEGSLSFLRPEVIRSHASPEFPLFLNIDPTNACELRCEYCPTKYRARPWGFMDLELFRRVIDEVTDRPQLFMLNLHKDGEPLLHRRLHEMIRYAKDRKVARMIHMNTNGVSLSREKALRLLDSGIDDITFSVDAASRETYAATKGRDKLHQVEENVRTFMALRTQRGQAHPFVRAKILEYSGTRREIEGFVARWSSIVDEVQVTGVHDWSGSIDVSVTEFQAPRRYPCVFLWYALAVNWDGQVSLCCVDWNLSAVVGDVRESSLHEIWTGPKVREARRLHVEQRFREVPLCHKCTVWSGGPDMGEWPARAREFL
- a CDS encoding glycosyltransferase family protein, with product MRVGAIIQARMQSTRLPGKTLLNLAGEPILSHVLRRVLAVRGLDQVVLATTERADDDPVAALGERMRVGVFRGSEEDVLDRYLQAARAFTLDIVVRVTGEDPLVDPETVEQLLALHAAAGADYSSNLMPRTFPVGLDAEVFPTGLLEDLAGRPLTPEHREHVTLFVREHPEEFKTANLWAPPWLYGPDLRFTVDTGEDFRLMEAIYARFYRA